Proteins encoded by one window of Candidatus Endowatersipora endosymbiont of Watersipora subatra:
- a CDS encoding AtpZ/AtpI family protein: protein MVISRCVYRMEMNSNHSNKKNSADDKERLDRLKTLKENLRVKEEDYNSQKANKEMVEIAPIIRLSSEFIASVIVGALLGYSVDYFFKTNPWGLIFFLVLGFVSSVFNIIRSTDLASK, encoded by the coding sequence ATGGTTATATCGCGATGTGTATATCGAATGGAAATGAATTCGAACCATTCTAACAAAAAAAATTCTGCAGACGACAAGGAGCGATTAGATCGACTGAAGACTCTGAAAGAGAATTTGCGTGTCAAAGAAGAAGATTATAATTCTCAAAAAGCTAATAAAGAGATGGTAGAGATAGCTCCTATCATACGGTTAAGTAGTGAATTCATTGCCAGCGTGATTGTTGGTGCTTTATTAGGATATAGTGTTGATTATTTTTTTAAAACGAACCCTTGGGGATTGATCTTTTTTTTGGTTCTTGGTTTTGTATCTTCTGTTTTCAACATCATACGCTCTACAGATCTAGCCTCGAAATAA
- the guaB gene encoding IMP dehydrogenase encodes MAEILSTITGETGLTFDDVLLQPESSNVLPAQVDVSASLTRDITLNLPILSAAMDTVTESKMAIAMAQAGGLGIIHRNLTSEEQAEEVRHVKRFESGMVVNPLTIGPEATLQDALNLMKVKGISGIPVVENGGAGGHHTGKLIGILTNRDVRFASDPNQKVCELMTSENLITVSEGVSQEDAKRLLHHHRIEKLLVVDNKGYCTGLVTVKDIEKSYLHPNATKDENGRLRTGAATTVDSYGLERAERLIDAGVDLLVIDTAHGHSQMVLDSVRKVKKISDSVKIAAGNVATADGTKALIDVGVDVVKIGIGPGSICTTRMVTGVGVPQLSAIMSAVEIAEKLNIAVIADGGIKFSGDLAKALAAGASLAMVGSLLAGTDESPGDVYLHQGRSFKSYRGMGSVGAMASGSADRYFQDDVRDTLKLVPEGIEGQVPYKGPVSVVLHQLIGGLRASMGYVGGATLQEFKKRAKFIKISTAGLAESHAHTVSITRESPNYSGRSSR; translated from the coding sequence ATGGCAGAAATTCTTTCAACTATAACCGGTGAAACAGGTCTTACTTTCGATGATGTACTGCTTCAGCCAGAATCTTCCAATGTTTTGCCCGCCCAAGTTGATGTCTCAGCCTCTCTGACGAGAGATATTACTCTCAATCTACCTATCCTTTCAGCTGCCATGGATACTGTGACCGAATCAAAGATGGCGATTGCCATGGCTCAAGCAGGTGGTTTAGGCATTATCCATCGCAACTTGACCTCTGAAGAGCAAGCTGAAGAGGTTAGACATGTCAAAAGGTTTGAATCCGGGATGGTTGTTAATCCTTTGACCATCGGACCTGAAGCCACGTTGCAGGATGCATTGAATCTTATGAAGGTCAAAGGGATTTCTGGGATTCCTGTCGTCGAAAATGGTGGAGCGGGCGGTCATCACACAGGAAAATTGATCGGAATACTAACAAACCGCGATGTCCGTTTTGCATCTGATCCGAATCAAAAGGTTTGCGAACTGATGACGAGTGAAAATCTAATTACCGTGAGCGAAGGTGTAAGTCAGGAAGACGCTAAACGTCTCTTGCATCATCACCGAATAGAAAAACTACTTGTCGTCGACAACAAAGGATATTGTACAGGGTTAGTTACGGTTAAGGATATTGAGAAGAGTTATCTCCATCCTAATGCCACTAAGGATGAAAATGGTCGTCTAAGGACAGGGGCCGCAACGACGGTTGATTCATATGGTCTCGAACGGGCTGAAAGATTAATTGATGCAGGCGTGGATCTATTGGTCATTGATACGGCCCATGGTCATTCACAAATGGTTTTAGATTCTGTGAGAAAAGTAAAGAAAATTTCAGATTCTGTAAAAATTGCAGCTGGTAACGTTGCTACTGCAGACGGGACTAAGGCATTGATTGACGTTGGTGTTGATGTTGTCAAGATTGGAATAGGCCCGGGTTCGATTTGTACGACGAGAATGGTTACTGGTGTTGGGGTTCCGCAGTTATCAGCTATCATGTCGGCAGTTGAAATAGCTGAAAAGTTGAACATAGCTGTTATTGCAGATGGTGGCATAAAATTCTCTGGTGATTTGGCCAAGGCATTAGCTGCTGGAGCTTCGCTTGCGATGGTTGGATCTTTGTTAGCAGGTACAGATGAAAGTCCTGGTGATGTTTACCTTCATCAAGGTCGTTCATTTAAATCTTATCGCGGCATGGGATCGGTTGGAGCAATGGCCAGCGGGTCGGCGGATCGCTATTTTCAGGATGATGTCAGGGATACGCTAAAACTTGTACCAGAAGGTATCGAAGGTCAGGTGCCTTACAAAGGCCCTGTTAGTGTTGTTTTACATCAGTTGATTGGTGGCTTGAGGGCGTCTATGGGTTATGTAGGAGGTGCAACATTACAGGAATTTAAAAAACGGGCAAAATTCATAAAAATATCGACAGCTGGATTAGCTGAAAGTCATGCTCATACAGTGTCAATTACTCGAGAAAGCCCTAATTATTCCGGTCGATCTAGTCGATAA
- a CDS encoding F0F1 ATP synthase subunit A — translation MANDPIHQFQLHKLLPLEVGSYDISFTNSSLFMVATVGLASTFLIVTTSGRGLIPDRAQSISEICYEFVAGLLRQSAGLEGMRFFPLVFSTFVFILIANLFGMVPYFFTVTSHLIVTISLALMVMLTVIIYGFLRNGRRFLRLFVPSGVPKVLMPLIVLIEIISFLSRPLSLSIRLFANILAGHITLKVFSGFVVTLSALGFGGILGSIVPLVFTVALTALEFLVAFLQAYVFSILTCMYLSDAIHPSH, via the coding sequence TTGGCAAACGATCCGATCCATCAATTTCAGCTTCATAAGCTTCTTCCTCTCGAAGTAGGAAGCTATGATATTTCATTTACAAATTCCTCACTATTCATGGTAGCGACTGTTGGTCTTGCTTCTACCTTTCTGATTGTAACTACTTCGGGGAGAGGGTTAATTCCTGATCGTGCTCAATCCATTTCAGAGATTTGTTATGAGTTTGTCGCAGGGTTGCTACGCCAAAGTGCAGGATTGGAAGGTATGAGATTCTTTCCCCTGGTGTTCTCGACATTTGTTTTTATTCTTATTGCTAATTTGTTTGGTATGGTTCCCTATTTTTTTACAGTGACTAGTCATCTCATCGTTACCATTTCACTGGCTTTGATGGTGATGCTAACAGTAATCATTTATGGTTTTTTGCGTAATGGTCGACGGTTTTTAAGGCTTTTTGTTCCTTCGGGTGTACCTAAAGTACTCATGCCGCTAATTGTATTGATTGAAATTATATCCTTTCTCTCACGTCCACTGAGTCTTTCCATACGTTTGTTTGCTAACATTCTCGCTGGTCATATTACGTTAAAGGTCTTTTCCGGTTTTGTTGTAACCCTTAGTGCTTTAGGTTTTGGTGGGATCTTAGGATCTATTGTTCCTTTAGTTTTTACAGTTGCTCTCACTGCTCTCGAGTTCCTAGTTGCTTTTTTGCAGGCTTATGTTTTTTCAATATTGACCTGCATGTATCTCAGTGATGCTATACACCCGTCTCACTGA
- a CDS encoding RlmE family RNA methyltransferase codes for MVRDSHRKRLINRRPRGCRLHTKVKVKTARGRKISSTLWLQRQLNDPYVQLAKAEGYASRSAYKLLEIDDRYNLFHSGQRIIDLGSAPGGWCQIAVERISSHSGDIRVVGIDNLDMNPVAGATILKKDFLDIDAPELLLESLGGHQPDIVMSDMASKTIGHRTTDQIRTIALVESALEFAVEVLVRGGHFLSKTFQGSIDNKILSLMKTNFKSFHHVKPPASRDQSCEIYLLAKGRR; via the coding sequence ATGGTACGTGACAGTCATAGAAAAAGGTTAATTAACCGAAGACCCAGGGGATGCCGTTTACATACCAAGGTCAAGGTCAAGACCGCGAGAGGTCGCAAGATCTCATCAACCTTATGGTTACAAAGACAGTTAAATGATCCCTACGTGCAGCTCGCTAAAGCTGAAGGCTATGCTTCACGATCGGCTTATAAGTTGTTAGAAATCGATGATCGCTACAATTTGTTTCACTCTGGTCAAAGAATCATTGATTTGGGTTCAGCACCTGGTGGATGGTGTCAGATAGCTGTTGAACGGATTAGTTCTCATTCCGGCGATATCCGGGTTGTTGGTATTGATAATCTAGACATGAATCCAGTTGCCGGAGCTACAATTTTAAAAAAAGATTTTCTGGATATTGATGCGCCAGAACTCCTATTAGAGTCTTTAGGAGGTCATCAACCTGACATTGTAATGTCGGATATGGCATCAAAAACGATCGGACATCGAACAACCGATCAAATCAGAACAATTGCCCTTGTTGAGAGTGCTTTAGAATTCGCAGTAGAGGTTCTGGTTCGAGGGGGCCATTTTTTATCAAAAACCTTTCAAGGGAGCATCGATAATAAGATTCTGTCTTTGATGAAGACAAACTTTAAAAGTTTTCATCATGTCAAGCCTCCTGCTAGTAGAGATCAGTCGTGTGAGATTTACCTTTTGGCAAAAGGCCGACGATAG
- a CDS encoding F0F1 ATP synthase subunit C, with amino-acid sequence MNAGKYVGAGFACIGMAGSGAGLGHLFGHFLSGALRNPSAADAQFGRLIFGFAVTEALGIFSLLIALLLLFAV; translated from the coding sequence ATGAATGCAGGGAAGTATGTTGGGGCTGGTTTTGCATGTATAGGAATGGCAGGTTCAGGTGCCGGCTTAGGTCACTTGTTTGGTCATTTTCTCTCAGGGGCGCTTCGGAATCCTTCAGCTGCTGATGCTCAATTCGGTCGGTTGATTTTCGGATTCGCTGTAACAGAAGCTCTTGGTATATTCTCATTACTTATTGCTCTTCTTTTGCTCTTTGCTGTTTAA
- a CDS encoding ATP F0F1 synthase subunit B (Produces ATP from ADP in the presence of a proton gradient across the membrane. Subunit B is part of the membrane proton channel.): protein MNMDATFWATVSLILFILIVMYMKIPEKILKYLDHRSARILKDIEEARHLREEAQQLLAEYQRKRKEAQYEVEVILSAAKREATILAEEAEKKTLEYIARRTSLAEKKIAQAEDQILADIKLMAIDIAMEASERIISHKIKDKEADDLFNKNLLELESSISMT from the coding sequence ATGAATATGGATGCAACCTTTTGGGCTACGGTTTCTCTTATCCTTTTTATATTAATTGTGATGTACATGAAGATCCCAGAAAAGATCCTCAAGTATCTAGATCATCGATCCGCCAGAATTCTTAAAGATATTGAAGAAGCTCGTCATCTTCGTGAGGAAGCACAGCAATTACTAGCCGAATATCAGCGGAAACGTAAGGAAGCACAATATGAAGTTGAAGTTATTCTTTCTGCAGCAAAACGTGAAGCTACCATCTTAGCTGAAGAGGCTGAGAAGAAAACTCTAGAGTATATTGCTAGACGGACATCTCTTGCTGAGAAGAAAATTGCGCAAGCAGAGGACCAGATCCTAGCAGATATTAAATTAATGGCTATTGATATTGCTATGGAAGCATCAGAGAGAATCATTTCTCATAAAATAAAGGATAAAGAAGCTGATGATTTGTTCAACAAGAATCTCCTTGAACTGGAATCTTCAATATCAATGACTTAA
- a CDS encoding F0F1 ATP synthase subunit B produces the protein MSSEINNTESISLAQHDREKEAFPPFDSSTFPSQLLWLLITFSLFYYLMSKVALPRISSILEMRGDRIAEDLDAAHRFKTESDDALAAYEQELSDARLHAHNINRDIHERAKNEIEAKLLLVEDNLTKKIGDSEIHLTKIKASAMSEIGLISEDVVQLILSQFLSTNTSIDKAEISSAVAAVSKARS, from the coding sequence ATGTCTTCAGAGATAAATAATACTGAGTCTATCAGCCTCGCTCAGCATGATAGGGAGAAGGAGGCCTTTCCTCCTTTTGATTCTTCCACTTTTCCCTCTCAGTTATTATGGCTTCTCATCACTTTCAGTCTTTTCTATTATCTAATGTCCAAAGTCGCTCTGCCGCGTATTTCTTCTATTCTTGAAATGAGGGGTGATCGTATTGCTGAGGACTTGGATGCAGCTCACCGCTTTAAAACTGAATCTGATGACGCTCTTGCAGCCTATGAGCAGGAGTTATCTGATGCTCGATTACATGCCCATAATATTAATCGGGACATTCATGAGAGGGCTAAGAATGAGATAGAAGCTAAACTGCTACTTGTTGAGGATAATCTTACAAAAAAGATTGGTGATTCCGAGATTCACCTTACTAAAATTAAAGCCTCTGCCATGAGTGAGATTGGATTAATTTCTGAAGACGTTGTTCAATTGATTCTCTCTCAATTCTTAAGCACAAACACATCGATCGATAAAGCAGAAATTTCTTCTGCTGTTGCAGCGGTCAGTAAGGCAAGATCATGA
- a CDS encoding ribonuclease HII, whose product MSSPDFYFEKKIINKGKSPVCGVDEAGRGSLAGPVVSAAVILNPTNIPEGLNDSKKLCPRRRENLYQAIMDTALSISVSSLSSRTIDTINIHSASLITIANAVKSLALRPEYALIDGNSVPHDLVCESTVLIKGDAKSLSISAASIIAKVTRDQLMIAVGKLYPDYLFHKNKGYGTKEHLKRLKEKGPCPIHRYSFIPIMKAIQSCSLV is encoded by the coding sequence ATGTCTAGTCCCGATTTTTATTTTGAAAAAAAGATTATCAATAAAGGAAAGAGTCCTGTTTGCGGTGTCGATGAAGCAGGGAGAGGATCTCTCGCTGGCCCAGTTGTGAGTGCGGCCGTCATTTTAAATCCAACCAATATCCCAGAAGGTCTTAATGATTCCAAAAAGCTATGCCCTCGTCGGCGGGAAAATCTTTATCAAGCTATCATGGATACCGCTCTCTCAATTTCTGTCTCATCACTTAGTAGTAGAACAATAGACACTATAAATATCCACTCTGCATCTCTGATTACGATAGCAAATGCAGTTAAGAGTTTGGCTCTCAGGCCAGAATATGCGCTCATTGATGGAAACAGTGTACCTCATGATTTGGTGTGTGAATCAACTGTACTCATCAAAGGTGATGCTAAATCCCTATCTATCTCAGCAGCATCGATTATTGCTAAAGTGACTAGAGATCAACTAATGATAGCCGTAGGAAAACTTTATCCTGACTATCTCTTTCATAAGAACAAGGGGTACGGAACAAAGGAACACTTAAAGAGGCTTAAAGAAAAAGGGCCCTGTCCTATTCACCGATATTCTTTTATACCGATTATGAAAGCAATCCAATCATGCAGTTTAGTTTAA